The following DNA comes from Anopheles arabiensis isolate DONGOLA chromosome 3, AaraD3, whole genome shotgun sequence.
TGCATCCTGTTGTTGGCATCCTGGCTGCTGATATCTGCATCTATTTTTTAAGTATAACTGCCAAATGCAAAATCATCTCCAgctatttttgcttcaaatgcatcaaacttttgttcattttcgattttttctaTTGCTAAACTCTGCGCATTTCTTCTCATACCCTTCATAGGATTCAGTGTTGTGGAATGCTAATTTAAAATCACCATAATCTGTGCGCTGCGTGCATCTATTTTCATTAACAGCATCCGACAACGAAGGCAGCAGCTTCCATAATGCTCTGTAGAAGTAATTGAAAGGACTGCTTGATTTGCTCCTGCTGCAGCCTGGTGTTCATCATCGGTGATCATCATTATTAATGATGAAGGCAGCACAGGTTCGTACACCGGAAACGTAGCAGAACTCGTTGACGGTTTCTGATCATTTTTCCTGGTTATATTTTTAGGCAAATTTATCACAACAGGACCAGTTGCTCGTTCAGTCGTTATGTACGATGTACCGGCGATTGTCGATGGCACTTGGTTACCACCATCAACTATCTTGCCTGGCGGACGGATCTGGCTAGGAACACAGGTAAAAAATTGCTCAGATATAGCAGTACTCGTTGATGGTTTTTGAACATTAACGCTGATCACTTTGGCTGGTGTACGGCTCACAATACAAACAGATCCTCTAGCAGCCGCTATCACCGATGCAGAAGCACTGGTGGGTAATTGTTGTCTTACAACAGCGGACATCATACCACGCTGATTCTTCGGAGCATGAACTTCGACAAGCGATGCAATCGATGGTACTGCAGATCCCGCCAATGCCTGTTGTCTACCGATCTTCATGCCTGATTCCTGCGGTAGAGCATCAGCAACCGGTACCACTGATGACGCAGCAGTACTAGTTGACGGTTGCTGTCCATGTTGCTGGCCTAACGGACGGAATGGTGCAGGAACACCAGGTAATGTTGACCGATGATGATTACCATCACCGGCATTCGAGACCAGCGCTGACACTTCATCCGTTACCTTCAGCTGTTCAACAACACGGACTGGCATTCTTTGTTGACTCGCGCTGACCGGCCACTGAAACCACCGAAGGCACTGCACTTGTTGTCGGAAGTTGTCCAACAACACGCACTGGCAATCCGGGAGGACGGATGGTACGAGGAATGGCAACCGAAACCATCGATGGCACTGCACTTGTCGTCGGAAGTTGTCCAACAACACGGACTGGTACATCTGACTGACGAAGCTACTTATCACATAACCGCGTTTAATGTCCCCATTCTTGGTGTTTCCGGGTTACTCGCCATCGCGCTGTAGTCGGATCATACTGCACCTGTCCTGCTTCGATTAATGCCTCCGCAAAGACAAAATTAGAGCACGCGTTCCTATTCCTCATCCTCCGGCACCGTCTGGAGAATGTGGGAGTCACTGCTCTATAAAAACCACCGGACTACCACAAACTGGAAACAGCGGAAAACCCCGTGGGTCACCGGCCACCGTGCTAAATTGAAGCAAAGTTGAAGTAAGTCTGACAGTATCTAAAGTAATAGAAAGACAGTTTGATAAACTGGTTaacaatgtttatttttcatttcagctaATATGCCGTgcgaaaaagcaaaataaatatttcattttaatgtttattaaGCTACACTGACATTATATTTTTCATCTAAAAcgtttttgatgtgttttttctcaTCGCGTTTAGGCGTCGTGTATCAGATCGCAACTGCTAATAATTTCGTCGTCTGAGGCGGACTGTTATGGAGGTACAAAATCTTCAGTGATGCGTTCACGCATCTACGAGCCGGTAATTGGCGGTATCCAGATCATCGTCGTACTGTTGACTTACCTAAGCTACCGAAATTAGCGACAGTGTAAAATGTAAGAGAAAGACAAATTGAcgatataattaaaattaatggttTACATGGTGTCGAAGCAAAAGAATACGATGCTAGGAACTAGGGGCGCCATATGGTGTgagcgaagcaaaaacaatacTAAGAACTCTGTATTTGCTTTGTAAAACAATGACACAATATGAACAGTGTGAAGCCTGCTCGCAAGTGGGATGAAAAGTTGAACAAAAGACAATTGTCTGCGCTAAGGCACGTGCGCGCTTTTGGTGGCCGATCGGCCTTTCTTAGAATTTCCTAGGTTAAGCGACAAACCAGAGAAGTTTGCTATCACGAGCGTATGAAATCGAAAATCAGTCCATCTTTAGCACTCGACGCGATCggtcaaaataaatgaattgtcaCAGCAGTCCAAGTCTaagttttaatgtttaaattcaaaacattttttggtCCTTCTAACCGTATTCGAACATTTGGTTACTCGAAACGAATTCCAACAGCAGTTTTGCTTAGTTTGATTCGAAACCTAATGCTAGCTACAATCACTATCCGCGAACGTGATTGTGCACAGTGAAAGTGTTGATGAACAATAAGAACAATGTCAGTGGAACGCACGCCGGTAAAAGTTGCCGATCTAGTGGGCGACCAAGAGAAAAGTGACACACCAGGTGAACAATTGCCGTCGACGTCTAAGATGGATCTCTCTGACCCGTTCAAAGGTTTCGGAACGGGAAAAAGTGACATGTTGGAACATGAAAAGGCTTAAAGAGTGCGCGATCATCTCGATCGAAAGATGAACCGACTGGATACCATTCTAAGCGATGCGGATCTGGAAATTTCCCAGCTTAACGAATGTGCGGACCGACTTGCGGCGGTGCAGTCGGAATACGAGAAAGTGCATGTGAGCATTTTAGAAGTGTCGGACACAatcgaagaagaggaagaaatttATGCACGCTTCGAGACGAAGTTGTATAAATTAATGCGAAACGCAAAGCAGCGAATCGCAGCTGCTACAGTGAAAGAAGTGTTACCTTCTAACGTTTCGAagcaaacatcgcgagtaaaGCTACCGGAAATCAAATTTCCAAAATTTGACGGTTCTTTGCAAAATTGGACGACGTTTCGTGATAATTTCAAAACGCTGATAGATGCGGCGCCGGAGCTAAGTGAAGTGGACAAATTTACGTATTTGATTTCATGTCTAACGGAAGATGCAAAGCGCGTGATAGAAGTGATAGAAGTTACCACAGCGAATTACAGCGTTGCCTGGGATTTACTATGCACCAGATATGAGAACAAATATCTAATAGTGAAATCTCATGTGGACTCTATTTTTGCCATCTCTCCGATTAAAAAGGAATGTCCGGAATCTATCATGCGTCTGGTGGATGAATTTGAGCGAAATTTGAAAATGTTAGAAAAGCTTGGTGAACGGCCTGAAGGGTGGAGTACGTTGTTAGTGTTTCACTTGTCATCGTGTTTGGATCCGGCTACTTTGCGACAGTGGGAAACACATAAGCGTTCGACTGAAGTTCCTACTTACGACGAGTTAGTGAAGTTTCTCCGAGATCATTGTAGAGTGTTACAATCTGTGGAATCAGTGAAATTAGATCCGTCGGACAAAACCTCATCACAGTTTCGACGCAAACCGGTCCAGAAGAACACAGCAGCGTATTCGACAGTGTCCTTAGGTGCAGcggaaaagtgtgttttttgtcgtGACGTGAAACATTCTCCTTACAAGTGCGTTATATTCCGAAACATGGCAGTGAATGATCGAAAGGATTTAGTGAAGAACAAGAAACTGTGTTTCAATTGTTTATCATTGGGTCATACGGTTAAGGACTGTCCATCAGGTACATGCCGTATTTGCCACAAGAAGCACCACACCATGTTACACGAACAATCGAATGCCATGCCAGTTCAGGAAGTATTGCAACAGCAAACGATACCCGAATGCCAACCCGGTCCTTCCACTCCAGCTTCGTCTAATCCAGAAACTCCAGCTTCGTTAAATCATTGTTTTGTGAATGTGCCACCGGCTTCTAATCAGGTATCTTCAACGGTCTTGCTTCAAACGGCCGTGGTCATGGTATGTGACTGCAACGGAACGCAGTATTGGGCGCGAGCTCTGCTCGACTCAGCATCACAATTGAATATTGTGACAGAACGACTAGTACAACGTCTTCGACTCCCTCGCATCAAGGAAGTACACTCGATCGGCGGTATTGGTGAGTCGAAAATCATGTCTTACTCATCGGTCATGGTGAGCATCAAGTCAAATTGCAGTGCTTTTAGAACGACATCCAAATTTCATGTGCTCAGCCAAGTCACAAGAAATCTACCGGTAAATGCAGTCGATCTAACAAAGCTAACCTTACCTCTAAACATCGAACTAGCAGACCATAATTTCCATGAACCCGGACCAATCGACATGATAATCGGCATGGACCTGTATTATCTAATCTTGGAAGAGGGCCTTTTGAAAATGCAGTCAGGTGCATTGCCAGTACAAAAAACTGTGCTAGGATGGGTCATAGCTGGAAGAGCCACCGTTTGCCAACCAAGTGAGCAAACATCAGTAGTGGCTCATGTGAGCAGCAACCTCGACGCACAGCTTTAACAATTTTGGGAACTTGAAGCATGCCAGACTAACAGCAAACTATCGGTGGAAGAAAGCATATGTGAACAATATTTagatgcaacaacaaaacgtaaCACCGCAGGTCGGTTTGTGGTTTCTCTACCAACACGCGACGACAAAATTGCCCAGCTGGGCGAATCCAAATCTATTGCTTTGCGCAGAGCATTAGAAAGACGTTTAGAAACCAGACCACAACTTAAAGCAGAATATTCACAGTTTGTTTCAGAATATATAAACCTTAACCACATGGTACAAATAACAGAAAACACCATAGGACAAGTTAGCCCAAGCTATTACATACCGCACCATTGTGTGCTTCGTCCCGATAAAACTACCACCAAGCTTcgggtggtgtttgatgcgtcgTGCTCTTCCAGCAGTGGAGTCTCATTAAACGATTGTTTGATGGTAGGCCCAATCTTTCAAGACGATCTTATGTCTATCTTGCTAAGATTTCGTATGCCAAAATTTGTACTCGTGGCGGACATTGAAAAAATGTACAGACAAATTTTGGTAGCTGACGAAGACCGTCCCTTGCAACGAATTCTATGGCGCAATAAACCAACCGATCCAATTTGTACATTTGAATTGAGCACAGTCACTTatggtacagtatcggacagaaagataggacccttttttttcaacgcaccgtgcacttgttttgccacgttacttgtgtgtgtgtgtgtgtgtgagtgtgtgtgtgtgtgtgtgtgtgtgtgagtgtgtgtgtgtgtgtgtgtgtgtgtgtgtgtgtgtgtgtgtgtgtgtgtgtgtgtgtgtgtgtgtgtgtgtgtgtgtgtgtgtgtgtgtgtgtgtgtgtgtgtgtgtgtgtgtgtgtgtgtttatgtgtgtgtgtgtagtagtagaagaatgagagtgtgctttttaatgtgtgttatcatatGAAACAGCGTGCGTTCACACTTGGataaaagctaaagtttgcatcgacagcagcgcttgttcctcggacgagaacgcaggtgtgctgtttcatgaatgtgaatgcgacaccggtgcgaaatggaaacgcgcacaataccaatgaactcggcattccctcacaggtgtttcgccagtgcacgccattgaaaggcctgcgtgcatctctgcgttg
Coding sequences within:
- the LOC120900048 gene encoding uncharacterized protein LOC120900048 isoform X2, whose translation is MNRLDTILSDADLEISQLNECADRLAAVQSEYEKVHVSILEVSDTIEEEEEIYARFETKLYKLMRNAKQRIAAATVKEVLPSNVSKQTSRVKLPEIKFPKFDGSLQNWTTFRDNFKTLIDAAPELSEVDKFTYLISCLTEDAKRVIEVIEVTTANYSVAWDLLCTRYENKYLIVKSHVDSIFAISPIKKECPESIMRLVDEFERNLKMLEKLGERPEGWSTLLVFHLSSCLDPATLRQWETHKRSTEVPTYDELVKFLRDHCRVLQSVESVKLDPSDKTSSQFRRKPVQKNTAAYSTVSLGAAEKCVFCRDVKHSPYKCVIFRNMAVNDRKDLVKNKKLCFNCLSLGHTVKDCPSGTCRICHKKHHTMLHEQSNAMPVQEVLQQQTIPECQPGPSTPASSNPETPASLNHCFVNVPPASNQVSSTVLLQTAVVMVCDCNGTQYWARALLDSASQLNIVTERLVQRLRLPRIKEVHSIGGIGESKIMSYSSVMVSIKSNCSAFRTTSKFHVLSQVTRNLPLCCENYSWL